The DNA region CCAGGCCTCTTTTTCGAATTCCGGATCCGAGAGGTGATCGTCGGGGCCGAGGGTGGCCGGATCCACTTCCCAGAACACGCAACGACGCGCGTGCTTGGGAAGCTGATCGAATCCCTCGAGCTTCAGAGGTGTGATGCGGACGGACACTGAACTCCCAGCCTCAACCCGTGCTGTCGACGGCGATAGCCCTTCAAGAATAGGAGGGTGCCGTCATCGGATGCCACCGCCGGCACCGGATGCGCGCTGATTTCGGCCGAAATTCGAAATCCGTTGCCGATCAACACTATTCACCTCCTCCGGCAGACCGGGACGGCAATACCGTCACAGTGACGTAACGGCCCGGTATATCCGGACCCGGACGAACATCGGCCTCAAGTCGATTTTGTCTCCATCATCGCCACGATGCGTTGCAGGTCGTCGACGGACCCGAATTCGACCACGATCTTGCCCTTGCGCTTACCGACACTGACCGTCACACGGGTATCGAAGGTCGTCGACAGCCGCTCTGCGACGTCCTGCAGACCCGGCATCTGGATGGGCTTCCGCCGCGGCGCAACGGGCGTCGAGCCACCGCCGCGGTTGGCCAGGGTGACGGCTTCCTCGGTGGCGCGCACCGACAACCCCTCGGCGACGATACGGGCCGCCAGCTCCTCCTGCGCCTCCGAACCGGCCTCCAGCGACAGCAGTGCCCGAGCATGACCCGCCGACAGGACACCGGCGGCCACCCGCCGCTGTACCGCGATCGGCAACCGGAGCAACCGGATCATGTTGGTCACCAGCGGGCGGGACCGCCCGATCCGGGTGGCCAGCTCGTCGTGTGTCACGCCGAACTCGTCCAACAACTGTTGATAGGCGGCGGCCTCTTCCAACGGGTTCAGCTGCACGCGGTGGATGTTCTCCAGCAGCGCGTCACGGAGCAGGTTGTCGTCCTCGGTCTCGCGGACGATCGCCGGGATGGTCTCCAGGCCGGCCTGCTGGGAGGCACGCCAGCGCCGCTCCCCCATCACCAACTGGTAGCGCGGGGCTCCGGCAGCGGCACCGGGGACGGTCCGCACGACGATCGGTTGCATCAACCCGAATTC from Mycolicibacter sp. MU0083 includes:
- a CDS encoding ParB/RepB/Spo0J family partition protein, with protein sequence MTGPSRKKGGLGRGLASLIPTGPADGETGPADRGAGMGPRMGDAAADVVLGGPRSAAPAPSAPDVGAVYREIRPGDIEPNPRQPRQVFDDEALAELVHSIREFGLMQPIVVRTVPGAAAGAPRYQLVMGERRWRASQQAGLETIPAIVRETEDDNLLRDALLENIHRVQLNPLEEAAAYQQLLDEFGVTHDELATRIGRSRPLVTNMIRLLRLPIAVQRRVAAGVLSAGHARALLSLEAGSEAQEELAARIVAEGLSVRATEEAVTLANRGGGSTPVAPRRKPIQMPGLQDVAERLSTTFDTRVTVSVGKRKGKIVVEFGSVDDLQRIVAMMETKST